One Glycine soja cultivar W05 chromosome 2, ASM419377v2, whole genome shotgun sequence genomic region harbors:
- the LOC114389342 gene encoding formin-like protein 2 isoform X1, protein MCATFNILVLLLSLLLTSSSSFLQPRRVLHQPLFPTISVPPAEAPSYLPPEPQPKQQHQPKIPFSSISSSSPPPPQKPFFPSYHSPPLPPSPAVVATFPANISSLLLPHPVSRHHRSAAALAVSLSLCSLALLAAVVAFLLHHHRRTHSSSDDNDDDKASRSDSLRLFPPNTAASDGADRKPHDKASPTSELLYLGTVANSVTTTTTTTTTTTTIDSSSSHHEIFRPAYQKFGDSPELNPLPPLPRHKFKPWTTEEQNNDKDVTEKEKEEEEEEEEEFFSPTGSSGGNINKQQQSPPSPSALASASSSRVFHVDKFGSRSFTSRTPSHPRSNSLSFSRSPSLNFSPASVKSLPPNTNLASPSFSSSSSSPREEWNVPSHGKNSPATTTLPTPPPPPPPPPPPPQFWETPVDKSVTFRNESEETPKPKLKALHWDKVKASSDRVMVWDRLRPSSFQCRLNEDMIETLFMVNNHNNFKEGFGVAIRDNNNPRRQMVHSASPMPLENRVLDPKKSQNIAILLRALNVTIDEVCDALREGNCDTLGTELLESLLKMAPTKDEESKLKEFQDESSFKLGPAEKFLKAVLDIPFAFKRVDAMLYIANFDSELEYLKKSFETLEVACEELRSSRMFLKILEAVLRTGNRMNVGTNRGDAHAFKLDTLLKLVDIKGTDGKTTLLHFVVQEIVRTEGSHISGSNHPHASDNGHQYTLQDEVDFKKLGLQVVSGLSGELTNVKKAAAMDSDVLSSDVAKLSRGIEKVVQVVKLNEELPLKETNKKFSDAMKGFLERGEQELSTIQAQEKNALSSVKEITQYFHGNSAKEEAHPFRIFMVVRDFLSILDGVCKEVGKVNERTLVGSRQSVMPANSIMQTFFPEIIGKQPSDSSESD, encoded by the exons ATGTGTGCAACCTTCAACATTCTTGTTCTCTTGTTATCACTTTTActcacttcttcttcttcttttttacagCCTCGCCGTGTTCTCCATCAACCACTTTTTCCGACAATCTCTGTTCCGCCAGCAGAAGCTCCAAGTTATTTACCTCCTGAGCCTCAACCAAAGCAACAACACCAACCCAAGAttccattttcttctatttcatcATCTTCACCACCTCCGCCGCAGAAACCTTTCTTCCCTTCTTACCATTCTCCGCCATTGCCACCTTCTCCCGCCGTCGTCGCCACTTTTCCGGCCAACATCTCCTCCCTCCTCCTCCCCCACCCCGTCTCCCGCCACCACCGCTCCGCCGCCGCCCTCgccgtctctctctctctctgctccCTCGCCCTCCTCGCAGCCGTCGTCGccttcctcctccaccaccaccgccgtACACACTCCTCCTCCGATGACAACGACGACGACAAAGCCTCGAGATCGGATAGCCTCCGCCTGTTCCCGCCGAACACCGCCGCCTCCGACGGCGCCGACCGCAAACCCCACGATAAAGCCAGCCCCACATCGGAGCTTCTTTACCTCGGCACGGTGGCGAACTcggtcaccaccaccaccaccaccaccaccacaacaaCAACCATAGACTCAAGCTCCAGCCACCACGAAATTTTCCGGCCAGCGTATCAGAAATTCGGCGACTCGCCGGAGCTCAACCCGCTGCCGCCACTGCCACGTCACAAATTCAAACCATGGACTACTGAAGAACAGAACAATGATAAAGAtgtaacagaaaaagaaaaagaagaagaagaagaagaagaagaagagttttTTTCTCCAACAGGTTCTTCTGGTGGGAACATTAACAAACAACAACAGAGTCCTCCTTCTCCTTCTGCACTTGCTTCTGCTTCAAGCTCACGCGTTTTCCACGTGGATAAATTCGGTTCCAGAAGCTTCACTTCTCGAACCCCTTCTCACCCACGTTCAAATTCACTCTCTTTTTCTCGTTCCCCTTCTCTGAATTTCAGCCCCGCAAGTGTTAAATCATTGCCACCGAACACCAACCTTGCTTCcccttctttctcttcatcctcttcttctCCCAGGGAAGAATGGAATGTTCCTTCTCATGGGAAAAATTCTCCGGCGACCACCACTTTACCTACTCCTCCTCCGCCGCCGCCTCCTCCTCCACCGCCGCCGCAGTTTTGGGAAACTCCGGTTGATAAAAGTGTTACTTTTAGGAATGAGAGTGAGGAGACTCCAAAGCCAAAGTTAAAAGCTTTGCATTGGGATAAAGTTAAGGCCAGCTCGGACAGGGTCATGGTTTGGGATCGCCTGAGACCAAGTTCTTTTCA GTGCAGGTTGAACGAGGACATGATTGAAACACTTTTCATGgtaaataatcataataatttcaAGGAGGGTTTTGGTGTTGCGATTAGAGATAATAATAATCCTCGGCGTCAAATGGTTCATTCTGCTTCTCCAATGCCCTTGGAAAATAGGGTGCTTGACCCTAAGAAGTCTCAGAACATTGCCATTTTGCTTAGGGCGCTGAATGTGACCATTGATGAAGTTTGTGATGCTCTCAGGGAAG GCAATTGTGATACGTTGGGGACGGAACTTCTTGAAAGTTTATTGAAGATGGCTCCAACTAAAGATGAAGAATCTAAGCTAAAGGAGTTTCAAGATGAATCTTCCTTCAAGCTTGGCCCGGCTGAGAAATTTCTGAAAGCCGTGCTTGATATTCCTTTTGCATTTAAGAGAGTGGATGCTATGCTCTACATTGCTAACTTTGACTCAGAGTTAGAATACCTTAAGAAGTCCTTTGAAACTCTGGAG GTGGCCTGCGAGGAATTAAGGAGCAGCCGaatgtttctgaagattctcgAAGCAGTGCTGAGAACAGGAAATCGAATGAATGTTGGCACCAATCGTGGTGATGCTCATGCCTTCAAACTGGACACGCTCTTGAAGTTAGTTGATATTAAAGGAACCGACGGAAAGACTACTCTCTTGCATTTCGTTGTACAGGAAATTGTCAGAACCGAGGGTTCTCATATTTCTGGTTCTAATCATCCCCATGCCTCTGACAATGGCCACCAATATACTCTCCAAGATGAGGTTGACTTCAAGAAGCTTGGTCTGCAAGTTGTTTCAGGCTTGAGTGGTGAGCTCACCAATGTTAAAAAAGCAGCTGCTATGGATTCGGACGTGCTCAGTAGTGATGTTGCTAAACTTTCCAGAGGAATCGAAAAAGTTGTGCAAGTTGTAAAATTGAACGAGGAGTTGCCTTTGAAAGAAACTAACAAAAAATTTTCGGACGCAATGAAAGGTTTCTTGGAGAGGGGAGAGCAAGAGCTTTCAACAATCCAGGCCCAAGAGAAAAATGCCCTCTCTTCAGTTAAGGAGATAACTCAGTATTTCCATGGAAATTCAGCAAAGGAAGAAGCTCACCCATTTAGAATTTTCATGGTTGTGAGGGATTTCCTTTCAATACTAGATGGTGTTTGCAAGGAAGTTGGTAAAGTAAATGAGAGGACTTTGGTTGGTTCCCGTCAGTCTGTAATGCCTGCAAATTCTATAATGCAAACCTTTTTCCCTGAGATTATTGGTAAGCAACCATCTGATTCCTCTGAATCTGATTAA
- the LOC114389342 gene encoding formin-like protein 2 isoform X2 has translation MCATFNILVLLLSLLLTSSSSFLQPRRVLHQPLFPTISVPPAEAPSYLPPEPQPKQQHQPKIPFSSISSSSPPPPQKPFFPSYHSPPLPPSPAVVATFPANISSLLLPHPVSRHHRSAAALAVSLSLCSLALLAAVVAFLLHHHRRTHSSSDDNDDDKASRSDSLRLFPPNTAASDGADRKPHDKASPTSELLYLGTVANSVTTTTTTTTTTTTIDSSSSHHEIFRPAYQKFGDSPELNPLPPLPRHKFKPWTTEEQNNDKDVTEKEKEEEEEEEEEFFSPTGSSGGNINKQQQSPPSPSALASASSSRVFHVDKFGSRSFTSRTPSHPRSNSLSFSRSPSLNFSPASVKSLPPNTNLASPSFSSSSSSPREEWNVPSHGKNSPATTTLPTPPPPPPPPPPPPQFWETPVDKSVTFRNESEETPKPKLKALHWDKVKASSDRVMVWDRLRPSSFQLNEDMIETLFMVNNHNNFKEGFGVAIRDNNNPRRQMVHSASPMPLENRVLDPKKSQNIAILLRALNVTIDEVCDALREGNCDTLGTELLESLLKMAPTKDEESKLKEFQDESSFKLGPAEKFLKAVLDIPFAFKRVDAMLYIANFDSELEYLKKSFETLEVACEELRSSRMFLKILEAVLRTGNRMNVGTNRGDAHAFKLDTLLKLVDIKGTDGKTTLLHFVVQEIVRTEGSHISGSNHPHASDNGHQYTLQDEVDFKKLGLQVVSGLSGELTNVKKAAAMDSDVLSSDVAKLSRGIEKVVQVVKLNEELPLKETNKKFSDAMKGFLERGEQELSTIQAQEKNALSSVKEITQYFHGNSAKEEAHPFRIFMVVRDFLSILDGVCKEVGKVNERTLVGSRQSVMPANSIMQTFFPEIIGKQPSDSSESD, from the exons ATGTGTGCAACCTTCAACATTCTTGTTCTCTTGTTATCACTTTTActcacttcttcttcttcttttttacagCCTCGCCGTGTTCTCCATCAACCACTTTTTCCGACAATCTCTGTTCCGCCAGCAGAAGCTCCAAGTTATTTACCTCCTGAGCCTCAACCAAAGCAACAACACCAACCCAAGAttccattttcttctatttcatcATCTTCACCACCTCCGCCGCAGAAACCTTTCTTCCCTTCTTACCATTCTCCGCCATTGCCACCTTCTCCCGCCGTCGTCGCCACTTTTCCGGCCAACATCTCCTCCCTCCTCCTCCCCCACCCCGTCTCCCGCCACCACCGCTCCGCCGCCGCCCTCgccgtctctctctctctctgctccCTCGCCCTCCTCGCAGCCGTCGTCGccttcctcctccaccaccaccgccgtACACACTCCTCCTCCGATGACAACGACGACGACAAAGCCTCGAGATCGGATAGCCTCCGCCTGTTCCCGCCGAACACCGCCGCCTCCGACGGCGCCGACCGCAAACCCCACGATAAAGCCAGCCCCACATCGGAGCTTCTTTACCTCGGCACGGTGGCGAACTcggtcaccaccaccaccaccaccaccaccacaacaaCAACCATAGACTCAAGCTCCAGCCACCACGAAATTTTCCGGCCAGCGTATCAGAAATTCGGCGACTCGCCGGAGCTCAACCCGCTGCCGCCACTGCCACGTCACAAATTCAAACCATGGACTACTGAAGAACAGAACAATGATAAAGAtgtaacagaaaaagaaaaagaagaagaagaagaagaagaagaagagttttTTTCTCCAACAGGTTCTTCTGGTGGGAACATTAACAAACAACAACAGAGTCCTCCTTCTCCTTCTGCACTTGCTTCTGCTTCAAGCTCACGCGTTTTCCACGTGGATAAATTCGGTTCCAGAAGCTTCACTTCTCGAACCCCTTCTCACCCACGTTCAAATTCACTCTCTTTTTCTCGTTCCCCTTCTCTGAATTTCAGCCCCGCAAGTGTTAAATCATTGCCACCGAACACCAACCTTGCTTCcccttctttctcttcatcctcttcttctCCCAGGGAAGAATGGAATGTTCCTTCTCATGGGAAAAATTCTCCGGCGACCACCACTTTACCTACTCCTCCTCCGCCGCCGCCTCCTCCTCCACCGCCGCCGCAGTTTTGGGAAACTCCGGTTGATAAAAGTGTTACTTTTAGGAATGAGAGTGAGGAGACTCCAAAGCCAAAGTTAAAAGCTTTGCATTGGGATAAAGTTAAGGCCAGCTCGGACAGGGTCATGGTTTGGGATCGCCTGAGACCAAGTTCTTTTCA GTTGAACGAGGACATGATTGAAACACTTTTCATGgtaaataatcataataatttcaAGGAGGGTTTTGGTGTTGCGATTAGAGATAATAATAATCCTCGGCGTCAAATGGTTCATTCTGCTTCTCCAATGCCCTTGGAAAATAGGGTGCTTGACCCTAAGAAGTCTCAGAACATTGCCATTTTGCTTAGGGCGCTGAATGTGACCATTGATGAAGTTTGTGATGCTCTCAGGGAAG GCAATTGTGATACGTTGGGGACGGAACTTCTTGAAAGTTTATTGAAGATGGCTCCAACTAAAGATGAAGAATCTAAGCTAAAGGAGTTTCAAGATGAATCTTCCTTCAAGCTTGGCCCGGCTGAGAAATTTCTGAAAGCCGTGCTTGATATTCCTTTTGCATTTAAGAGAGTGGATGCTATGCTCTACATTGCTAACTTTGACTCAGAGTTAGAATACCTTAAGAAGTCCTTTGAAACTCTGGAG GTGGCCTGCGAGGAATTAAGGAGCAGCCGaatgtttctgaagattctcgAAGCAGTGCTGAGAACAGGAAATCGAATGAATGTTGGCACCAATCGTGGTGATGCTCATGCCTTCAAACTGGACACGCTCTTGAAGTTAGTTGATATTAAAGGAACCGACGGAAAGACTACTCTCTTGCATTTCGTTGTACAGGAAATTGTCAGAACCGAGGGTTCTCATATTTCTGGTTCTAATCATCCCCATGCCTCTGACAATGGCCACCAATATACTCTCCAAGATGAGGTTGACTTCAAGAAGCTTGGTCTGCAAGTTGTTTCAGGCTTGAGTGGTGAGCTCACCAATGTTAAAAAAGCAGCTGCTATGGATTCGGACGTGCTCAGTAGTGATGTTGCTAAACTTTCCAGAGGAATCGAAAAAGTTGTGCAAGTTGTAAAATTGAACGAGGAGTTGCCTTTGAAAGAAACTAACAAAAAATTTTCGGACGCAATGAAAGGTTTCTTGGAGAGGGGAGAGCAAGAGCTTTCAACAATCCAGGCCCAAGAGAAAAATGCCCTCTCTTCAGTTAAGGAGATAACTCAGTATTTCCATGGAAATTCAGCAAAGGAAGAAGCTCACCCATTTAGAATTTTCATGGTTGTGAGGGATTTCCTTTCAATACTAGATGGTGTTTGCAAGGAAGTTGGTAAAGTAAATGAGAGGACTTTGGTTGGTTCCCGTCAGTCTGTAATGCCTGCAAATTCTATAATGCAAACCTTTTTCCCTGAGATTATTGGTAAGCAACCATCTGATTCCTCTGAATCTGATTAA